The Magnetospirillum sp. WYHS-4 nucleotide sequence CACGCCCCCCGGCAAGGCCGTCACCATGGCGCTCAGGCCGAACAGGATGGACAAGACCAGGGCGCTTTCCGCCGGCACCCCGACCAATCCCAGGGTTCCCACCATGGCGCCTTCGCGCACACCCCAACCGCCGATGGAAATGGGCAGGGTGGTAATCAAGATGACCAAGGGAATCAGGATCAGGCAGTCGACGACCGAAATGTCGATCGCCAGGGCGCGGGCCAGCACCCAGACCGCCACCGAGATGTTGACGTGGCCGATGGCGCTGAAGAACAGCGAGCGAGCCGCATGACGCGGTACGAGGAACAGGCGCCGCGTATCGGTCGCCAGGTAGGCCAAGCCGCGAACGATCTTCCAGCGCCGCAGCGACTCGGGCATGCGATCGAGCATCATCAGGACACCCAGGCCGGCCAGGGCACCCAGAGACAACAGCGGAAACAGCCATTCCGCCGCGCCCAGATCGACCTTGGCCAGCAGCAGGGGCTGCAGGCCGACCACCAGGAAGACCAGAGCCACCACCGTGGACACTCGGTCCAGCATGACGCCGTTGATGGCGGCGCTGAGCGACAGGCCGTCATGGCGCGCCTTGTACATCCGCACCGCGTCGCCACCCACGGCGGAAGGCAATGTCTGGTTGAAGAAGGCGCCGATGTAGCAGAGCACGAAGCTGCGCCAGAAGGACAGAGGCTCGCCGATGGCCGCCAGCGCTGCGTTCCAACGCCAACCGCCGATCGCCGACTGGAAAAGGAACAGGGCCAAGGTCCCCAGCCCCAGCCAGGGATCAAGGCCGCGCGCCCGCTGGTAGGCCGCACCGACATCGACGTTGCGGAACAAATACCAGATGAGCAGGCCCGAGAGCAGGACCTTGAGGGAAATGGCGATCCACTTCTTGGACATGGCGGATCGGAGGTTTAGCAGGTTCGGCACGGCCTGTCACTCCGCCGCCGCGGGAAAAGCGAAGGGGGCCGCGGGGCCCCCTTCCTCGAACGTCCGTGTGGAGCCTGCGCCCGCCTCAGCCGCAACCGCCCTTGCCGCCGCCACCGCAGCCGCAGCCGCCGTGGCTGTGGCCATGGTCGTCGCCGTGGTCATGGGCGTGCTCGGACTCCTGCTTGGCGATCTCGGCATGGATGGAGGCCATGTCGAGTTCCTTCACCTTGCCGATCAGGTCTTCGAGCGCGGTCTCGGGCAGGGCGCCGGGTTGCAGGAGCAGCAGCACCTTCT carries:
- a CDS encoding flippase-like domain-containing protein, translating into MPNLLNLRSAMSKKWIAISLKVLLSGLLIWYLFRNVDVGAAYQRARGLDPWLGLGTLALFLFQSAIGGWRWNAALAAIGEPLSFWRSFVLCYIGAFFNQTLPSAVGGDAVRMYKARHDGLSLSAAINGVMLDRVSTVVALVFLVVGLQPLLLAKVDLGAAEWLFPLLSLGALAGLGVLMMLDRMPESLRRWKIVRGLAYLATDTRRLFLVPRHAARSLFFSAIGHVNISVAVWVLARALAIDISVVDCLILIPLVILITTLPISIGGWGVREGAMVGTLGLVGVPAESALVLSILFGLSAMVTALPGGVFWLMDGGRRTDLALDEIPVDTALPADGEN